Below is a genomic region from Triticum dicoccoides isolate Atlit2015 ecotype Zavitan chromosome 5A, WEW_v2.0, whole genome shotgun sequence.
TGTTTCCCTGGTTCCAAAAGAAATTGTTACAGCATCCCACATTATTTATCAGAGAGCAGAGTTCAGGTTCCCTAATTCAACTATGGCCTATGGATAAGTCAAAGGAAACAATGAAAACATAGGGTATAATGCTGAACACAGGCTCTCAGTTTTGTCTTGCCATAGTACGAATCCATGTGTAAGAACAAAAAAGAAACATAATAGTGTATCACTGCCCACCTAGACAACAAGAAACATAATAGGCTATGTGTTTTTTGAAGAAGAGAAAGACAGGGCTTAATCAGAAGCAGCAACAGAAATAATATCGCTCCAAACACATTttataagaaaaaataaaaatagaccaGCTATCAGCAGCTCCATGTGCTTACGAACCCCAAGACTATCTTAATTACCAGCTCCGAATGCAAATGTTCACAACAGGAAGAAATTATAATCATCTTATGCACAAGACTTGTAAGCAACTGTCAGTTAGCCTAGTGATGATGCCTGGGAAGTGAGGATTGACAGAAAGAACACTTAACTCCAAATTAGATTATGCATTAGTTAGATAACGATTACAGTTTTTACTCACGGCCTAATGGGATATTGTCAAGAACTAAAACTTAATGCCTGAAATTAATGGATAGTTCATATTTCCTTTTTCAGTTTTTCGTTCATAAATAGTTTCTAGCGTTATGATGCTTACAATTTTAGAATCAGTGTGAAGAGCCCATGGCAATAAGCCAAGTATCTTAGCTAGTTACATCCTAGTTGCTTAAATTTTGATAATATCAAGCCCATGGCAATAAGCCAAGTATCTTAGCTAGTTACATCCTAGTTGCTCAAATTTTGATAATATCACCCATAATGTTTCCCTGGTTCCAAGCTTAATACAAGGTGTTACAGCATCCCACATTATTTTTCAGAGAGCAGAATTCAGGTTCCCTAGTTCTAATTCAGGTATAATGCTGAACACAGGCTCTCGGTTTTGTCTTGTCATACTAGGAATCCACAAGTAAGAACAAGGAAACATAATAGGGTGTCACTGCCCACCTAGACAACAAGAAACAACGCAAATAGCTACTGAGAGAAGATTTGATGTTGTTGGCCCTTTAACTAACACCTCCGCACTCACAGCAAAAACAAATCGCATCCTCTGATGTACAGAACTTGTGCCTAAGCAACTCCCAATTTGCCTAGTGCGCCGAATGAGGACTAATAACAGTAGAAAACTAAGAAGAATAACCCCTGGTACCAGGGACATGTTACAATTGGCCAACTATCCGTCCGCAATACAGCGTGCATAGGAACCGCAAGACTATTAAGTTGCAGATATGAGATATCAATCTCTcctaattcaaagctcaatgtaTCAACTATCGAGTGCTGTATAGGGTCAATTGCAAAGTGTAAATTACTGAGAATTGCTGCTTACCCGGGCACGCATTGCGACAGCacggccgcgcccgacgccgatggCCGACCCCTTGCCCTGCACACAGCAGGGAAGCAAAGTCAGTGGGCCGCAATATATGAATTGAcctaaaaaacaaaacaaaaactgaaAGAAAGAGGGAGAGGCGCACCCTTATCCTGGCCTCGAGGCGCTTGAACATGGGGGCGTTCTTGAGCATGTCGGGGATGATCATGAAGCGGACCCTGCTGCCCCTGATGAAGACGTGCTCCAGCTGCGACACCTTGCCGTCCTACAGATTCGTTCGTTTGTCACCAAAACCAGACGAGATTATGAGATGAGGgaggggaagaagaggaagagaggaggcacaaACAAACCTTAGCTGTGAAGGTGATGTTCTCGATCTGGCAGTTCCAGTTGTCCTCGCACTCGATCATGGAGCCCCGGTAGACCTCGCCGGTCTTGAGCTCCACCGTCACCACGTGCCCCGCCGCCTCGTGCAGCAGCTTCACCGGGATCCCAAGGCTGCGGCTCATCTTCCTTCTCGCGAGCGCCGCGCCAAACCCTAGCTCGCTCGGTCTCGACTCTTtctgaagccgccgccgccgaagaggagaggagaggggaaggggaataCAAgagggaggaggacgaggcggcggcgagggTTTCTCTTTGTTTGGGCTCGATGGGTTCTTATTTCAGGCCCAGACTCGATGGATTCTTATTTCTGTCCCAGGCTCGATTTCAGGCCCAGatgtatatacacatattttatagtgtagaagatcccctcatttttctccgtatgtagttcatgttgaaatctctaaaaaatacTTCAATTTAGGAACGGATGGGATTAGTTCATATCTGAGCTTGATGGAAAATGTGTTGTTCTGGATATTGGTGCCAGTTTATAGTAGGAGGGCTAAAAGAAATACCGGAGAAGCACGTTGCAAAGAGGTGGGCGGTTGATGCAAGGGATGTTTTGTCACATCACCTTAAGCAATATCAAAAGGACAAGGGCGCCATTGTGATAACTACGTAAATCATTCCCTGAACGAGCTACTTAATCACCTGCCTCTCCACGCCATCTGATACTAACGTCGAGTTTATATATGCTACTTTCTATGGCTATAAATTGATCTTTGATGAGTGGCATAATGGCCTCAGAACCGCAAGAGCATGCATATATCTCCACAGCAGCACGGAGATGTTAAAGCATATCTCATGTGAAGTCTCTTTAATCCAACGCAAGAATCACGTATACAACCTATCATAGCAACATTAATATACGATATCTCTGTTGTAGTTGGAAACCAATGAGATGGACCTAAGCANNNNNNNNNNNNNNNNNNNNNNNNNNNNNNNNNNNNNNNNNNNNNNNNNNNNNNNNNNNNNNNNNNNNNNNNNNNNNNNNNNNNNNNNNNNNNNNNNNNNNNNNNNNNNNNNNNNNNNNNNNNNNNNNNNNNNNNNNNNNNNNNNNNNNNNNNNNNNNNNNNNNNNNNNNNNNNNNNNNNNNNNNNNNNNNNNNNNNNNNNNNNNNNNNNNNNNNNNNNNNNNNNNNNNNNNNNNNNNNNNNNNNNNNNNNNNNNNNNNNNNNNNNNNNNNNNNNNNNNNNNNNNNNNNNNNNNNNNNNNNNNNNNNNNNNNNNNNNNNNNNNNNNNNNNNNNNNNNNNNNNNNNNNNNNNNNNNNNNNNNNNNNNNNNNNNNNNNAGCTCGGCACTTCCCCTGCTTTGCATTATTGGGGCAAATTAATATTGTTCTGTATAAATTAAACTATAAAAAATAATTGTATATAATCACTTCATGAATTAGAAAACAATCACATGAAATATATATATTTCAACCACCATCATTATAAATAGCAACATCAAAGAGTTTACATAATAGTACCACTCTTTACAAAAGATGGCATCTACCTAGAACTCACAAAATGTCATCTACCTAGGTGCCAATTAGTAGCCTGGAATACATACACCATGCATCATATGAGTTACTGATCCAGAATATCACAACCTTAACCAAGTGCATGGCCAAAAGGATAACTGTCCATTTGCTTCCAATTAATCAGTAAAAAAAGTTCAGACCACCTCCTTCACCGTGATGAGATATATCTCAAAATCTAACATATAAAGCCTCCTAGAGTGGTTCTAACATATAAAGCCTCCTAGAATGGTAGTCACAACGAAGTCCTCGAGCGCACGGTACCACCCGAGGGGAAAAAAGCACCGCGCTGCGCGTGGGAGCGAGGGCGCACCGCACCACACGAGCGAAAAAATCACCACCGCGCGAGGGACGAAAACGGCATCAAACCCAGCCCCACGCCCctcactcctccctcctcctcctcctccttcttctacgCCGTAGGAGCCTCGCCGCCGCCTGCTACtcctccaccgcctcgcctctTTCTCCTCCCTGCCTTCCCATCGCTCGCGTGCAGGCCATCGTGGCCACGCGCTTCACGGGCGAACCTGATTTCCAACGCCTGCTCCGGGTTTGCGCAGGACGGGCTCCCCTGcatcctcctcctcgcggccgaggaCGACACCTTCGGAGTGAGCTGCGGCGCACGATTCGATCTGCgggagagagagaagatgagagggagaagatggaaggagaggagggagaaagagagagagagaggaaagaggaGAAGGAGGCGCCGTCGTCCCCTCCACCCAGCCAGCCGTCGCCGCACCTCCTCCACCCGGCCAGCCGCCGCCACTCGCGCCCGTCTCCTCCGGCCAGCCTCCGCCCGCAACCTCCCCCCTCCCGTTTTCACAAGGGAAGGGAAGGTAAGAGACGAGGGAGAGCGAGCGGGTCAGGCGACGGGAAgggaagaggagaggagaggaagccTTGCCGCTGGTCTAGGAGGAGCTCATCTGCCTGCTTTGAGATGAAGAGGTGATAGTTGGAGGAGGGAATATGACGTTGGGAGAAGAAGAAGGTAGAGTTGTATTCATCGTAATTATAATATTTATATATCCGTAGATTGTTCTTTGTTAGAGTCATCTAGGAGCATTACATTGTTAAATTATCCTTTTACTTATTTCTTTGTTCAGTTTTAAATCAATCTTCAAGAAAAATAGATTGCTTTATACTACTCACAGACTGCCCATCTCCCTCTCGTGATACCTTTCTGCTACTTGGATTCTCGATGAACAATTTGCATTTCCTTTGCTAGCAGCAATCACTCATCTTAGCTTATATTGAATCTGAAGGAAATTGGGTTGAGTGGAGAAGTGGTGCTATTCTTTTGCAAAGAGAATTAACATAATGCATCTCTATTTTCAGGTTTTCACTGGAAGAAAAATAACTAAGATCCCTTCTTTTGACATGTGCATCAAGAATGAACAAAAAGAAGGTACAGATTGGTTCATCCAGATTGTAATCTTAAGTAGGTGATATTTTCTGCTTCGACATTAGCTTTGGTTTTGGTGTTTTCTGCAGAACCATGTCAAAAACATTAAACTGAAGTGCTTTCATAATATGTAGCTTTTATTTTGATTCTTTATATATTTGAGAAGAGATTATGATAACCAAGATATGTTGTAGCCATGTTGTTACTAAGAATACTGCCACACTGCTACGGTCTTGAATTTGTGGAAGGCAGCAATGTGCTTGGTCTGGAGTTGGTGTCGCCATGTGCTAGCAGCCCATCACTTGATCTTGAGATGGTCCCCTGCATCGCGGATGCCACAAATAAGGAAGGCAGACATCATTGACGTGCGTGGTAAGAGCTCCATCTCCCCCACCCATAGCCCCCAACTTCTGTTTTGGAAGCATGTCTTCAATCTTCAtcaccatctgcgccagtatcttgCTTTTGCCTTTCTCCTGTCTTGTGCTCCACCATTTGTCTCCCCATCCAGACACACAATAAACCAGCATATCTAAGAGGTGATTGGCAGGCTACCTGAGCATGGTTCTTAGTCTTTTCCATCCACGTAGCGGTGAGCTGAATTACTTTATTTGTATACAGGTCGGTGAGCTGAAGTTTTCCATGCAGAGTAACTGTGAGAAACAGAAATTGCTTGAGGCTACTGTGAGGTATACCTCTTGCACTAACAGTATAGAGCTTCACATACATTACCACAGAGAAAACCTCCTATATTTAAAGCAATCTAATGCGAATTTATATTCAGTTGGTAACTTAGTTTTGACTGGTAAGGCTTATACATGATGTTATTTATCTGAACTCTAAAAATGAAGGTTTACAGCCTCTGCAGCTTGTTTAGAAGTTGGTCTGCATATTTGGAAGCACCAAGCTATGTTTAGCCATTGAATTCAAGCCACCCCTGTAGCTTGTTCAGAAGTTTCTTAAGCACCAGACATATTTGTCTGAACTCTAAAAAGGAAGGTTTACAGTCCCTGTAGCGTGTTTAGAAGTTGGTTTGCATGTTTGAAAGCACCAGGCTATGTTTAGACATCCAATGGCAAGCCACCCCTGTAGCTTGTTCAGAAATTGCTTAAGCACCAGATTATGTATACTTTCATCATTATGCACTTCTGCATACATATAGATACATCCTAGGTCTACTCATAAGTGCTGCTTATTTGGCTTTCCATGCTCATGTACCTGTCTGtaataacatttttttaatgacagATCTGAAATCTACCAGTCGGAACTGGCGAACCTAAAAAGAACTTTGACCCTCATTGGCTTTTTGTGTGGGTTTGCATCTGTTATGATGTGTCTTTATCAAGTTGCTCCTCCATACCCCGAGACGCTTGATGGTGCTGAATCGTCCCATCCACAGGTATGCTTAAATCCTGATCTGATTTGCATTTGTGTTACTCTATAGTTTGGTGCTGTTTGGCATTGATAAATTTTATGTGTTCAATTATTTCCGATCTTACAGAGAATGCAACCCGAGCTTCATGCCCTTTCATCCAACAGGAACTCTCTTCGGTGTTATTTTTGTTGCCATGAACAAACAGCTTAGAAAGTGAACGTCCCTGAACATTATGGAACTCTCAGTTAACTTTGTGTGGTTGGTGAACCTTGCGTTGCTGATAAATATGTCTCTGAATTTGGTCGAGCCTTGCAATTTTTCACGTGTTAGAAGACTGTACTCACATAAAACAGAGTATTGGTCTATGGAACTGGAGGCAGTGAGTTTCAATTCTTATGAATTGATGTTTCTTTATTTATTTAGAGCTTCTGTTCAGATCATTGACGTTTGCATATCCCCTGTTTGTAGTATAATTTTGTGTCTCATATTATGACTGCCATTTTTTTCCTCTACAGCATGTAAATTTCGGATTCAGTTTACTGATCTTTGAAAGTCATGTATAACTTGGCAGAAATGTTATCCCTACAAATAAGAACACCTTTATTCTTTATTGTGCAGCAACCATGTTGACAAGCTGGCATCTTTGTTCTATTCTATTGACTTCATGTGGCATTATGTATGAAGCCCTTTAAGCACAAACCTCGCAAGGACCGTCATGGGATTTGGAGTGCTCAATGGCATCTTAATTGGACTTCTCAATCAGAGTCTAGGTTTCAACTCTGTTGAGTTCTATCAGGTAAGCATTGTTCTTTGTTTCTGTCTGGACTTACAGAAAATGAATAGTCAATTCTTTTTGGTGTTGGAGTTGCAACTGTGACTGGAATTCTAATTTCTAAAAATAAGGCTGAACCATGTATATATTTGCAGAGCAAGTCGAGCGCATTAGTTGGATCCAGCTTCTTGATATTGCAGAGGGACTCGTCAAAAGGTTAGCACTTATTCTATAATGTGGATCACATAAAAAATAGAAATTTTAGTTTCTGAAAATAGATTGAACCATTTAGTCCAGGTCTTGAGCCATGTATTACATTTGAAATGAAGCTTTTAATGACCTTTTTCCACATTTGTATGATTCTAAATGTATCCAAGTCCATTCTCTACAAATCTCTACAAATCAAATTCTTGATTCCTGTATAATTTGCCCTATGTAGAGAGCACAAAATCAATAGCGTAGATAAATAAAAACTGCATCTATATTTCCATTCACATGATCATCAACTCCAG
It encodes:
- the LOC119304390 gene encoding small nuclear ribonucleoprotein SmD3b-like; the protein is MSRSLGIPVKLLHEAAGHVVTVELKTGEVYRGSMIECEDNWNCQIENITFTAKDGKVSQLEHVFIRGSRVRFMIIPDMLKNAPMFKRLEARIRGKGSAIGVGRGRAVAMRARAAGGRGGGPPVGGGRGGAPPVRR